CAGTTCATCAGCCAGATCGGCCACCCCTCCCCCATGAGAAGCCTCCGCGACGTCGAGGCCCAAGCTCCGATTCACGACTGAAGGCGGACGAGATGACGAAGTTGGGTTCTCGCAGCGGCAGCCAGATCCTGCGGACCTTCCTGCCGGAGCAGACGGTCGACCTGCGTGGTGACATCTACCGGGTCGACGAGTGGTCGGCCCCGAGCCCGATCGAGATCGACTCCGATGTGGTGCGGTGGAGTCTGTTGACCGAGATCGGCCCGTGGACCGCCAACGACAAGGACGGCGGCATGGCCGGGGATCTGCTGCGCAGGGTGCCGGTGGAGGTCGTCGAACTCGACGATCGTCGTGGCGTGACGGTGGAGCGATACCCCCGAGTCTGGTTGTGCCGGGTCTGCAAACGCATCGGTAAGTCCGAGGATGCCCGCTGCAAGTGTGGCAAGCGTGCCTGGGGTCAGCTTCATTTCGTCGGCGTACATGAATGCGGTGCGATCACCGAGCCCTGGATCCGGCGCTGCCCGCAGCACGACGACGTACGGGTGGTCGTGCCGAAGAGCGCCAAGGCCGCGGACATCCGTTTCGTGTGCCCCGTTTGTGACACGCCGACCATGCCGGCGGGGCTGGGTTTCAACAAGAAGTGCGTGTGCGGTGACGGCCTCGTGCGGTGGAACGTTCACAAGGCCCGCATGGTCTACGTGCCGCGCGGCATGGTGCTGATCAACCCACCGCGGCCGGAACACCGGGAGAACTTGAAACTTGCCGGCGGTTCGCGTAAGGCGTTGATCTGGGTGGTCGAGGGGTTGACGGTGGCCAGGCCCGCCGACGTGACGGCAAAGCAGACCCGTAAGGAACTGGTCGACCAACTGATCGGCAGCAAGATGCCGCCGGAAATCGCGGAGCAGATGGCAACGGTCGCCGAGCAGGCCGGCCAATTGGCCAAGGCCGGCGATCACCCGACCGACCGGCTCCCTCCGGCCCGGCGTGAGGTGGCCGAACGGGAGGCCGTCGACATCGCGATGGCGTTGGCGGAGAGCCGGACGCCGACGACGGCACTGCGCCTGCCGGATCCCGACGATCCGCTCGAGAAGCGCTACCGGGAGAAGTACCCGCCGGCCCTGCGTCGGGCCGGCATCGACGGGCTCGACCTGGTCGACAGATTTCCGATCCTCAACGCCATGTACGGCTACACACGGGGTGAAGACGATCCGTCGAAGTGCCGGCTGGTGCCGTTCCGGCGCAAGCGGGGCGGCTACCGGCTCTACGGCAACCTCGCCGAGACTGAGGCGTTCCTGATCCGGCTCGACCCAATCCGCGTCGCGACGTGGCTGGCCGGACGTGGACATCGGCTAGCGGGGTGGACGCCGGAGTGCGCCGACCCGGTCGTGGCCCGAGTCGCCATCCTGGAGGCGGCCCAGGTTCCCAACAAACGCGACGATCCGCAGATGGAGTCGGTTGGCGCCGACGTGCTCAAGCTGATTCACACCTACGCGCACCGGCTCATCCGGCAGACCGCCGTCTTCTCCGGCATCGAACGCGACGCGCTCAGCGAGTACCTCGTACCCCACCATCTCGGCTTCTTCCTGTACGCGGCCGCTCGGGGTGACTTCGTGCTCGGCGGCATGCAGGCGGTGTTCGAGTCTAACCTCGACGATCTGTTGACCGCGTTCGTCGATGCGGAACACCGCTGTCCGTTGGATCCCGGTTGTGGGATCGGCAGTGGGGCTTGTGCGGCCTGCGTTCACCTGGGTGAGCCGTCGTGTCGATTCTTCAATCGGTTCCTGGACCGCGGCGTGTTGTTCGGGCGGAACGGCTACCTGCGAATCTCGACATGATCCGCTCCCGCCAGATCGTTTCCACCCGATCGGCCGCCTCGGTCACCGTCTCGTGTTCCCACACATGGACCGCGATCCATCCCAGTTCGGCCAGCGCGGCGTCCTTGGCTCGGTCCCGGACGACGTTGCGGTCGAGCTTGGCGACCCACCAGTCTCGGTTGTTGCGGGGCGTCGTGCCGTGCTCAGGGCAGCGGTGCCAGAAGCAGCCATCTACGAACACCGCCACCTTCGCCCTGGTCAGCGCGATGTCCGGACGTCCGGGTAACCCGGGGTGGTTGATCCGATACCGTAGCCGGCGCCGATGCAACTCCCGGCGCAACGCCAGCTCCGGTTTGGTCGAGGCGCGGGCCTGCCGGCTCAGGCGGGCCGAGGTGGCGGTGTCCAGGGGTGTTGGCATGGTCGACTTTCGGCCCATCTCTCCAACCTATCTGGGGAGATCGGCGACGCGGTCCAGAGGTTAGGCTGCCCGGACAGAACAACCGACTTATGGGTTGGTGTTCCTTTTGTCAATATATTGGAGATCAGGTCTGTGACGGCATCCAAGCCTGACGTCCGGCGTTGGCTCGCCCCTGGTGCAATGGTGGTAGCCCGCGACGAGGAGTGGCTGGTCCGAGCGACCGAGGACACCGCCGATGGTGTCGCGGTGCATGTGCAAGGTCTCGGCGAGCTGGTACGTGACACGACAGCGACGTTCTACGACACCCTCGACGTCATCACTCCACTGGACCCGGCCGAGGCCCGGGTCGTCGCGGACGGCAGTCCCCGATATCGCACCGCCCGGCTCTGGCTGGAGTCCACCCTCCGCAAGACGGCCGTTCCGCTCGCCGATCAGTCGCTGTCGGTGGCCACTCGCGGCCTCGCCGATGCGCTCGGCTACCAGCAGTCGGCGGTCCGGAAGGCCCTGGATCCGGCGAGCCTGCGACCGCGCATTCTGCTCGCCGACGCGGTCGGTCTCGGCAAGACCCTGGAAATCGGCATGATTCTGTCCGAGCTGGTGCGCCGTGGGCGAGGCGACCGCATTCTCGTGGTAACCCCACGCCACGTACTGGAACAGACGCAGCAGGAGCTGTGGACGCGCTTCGCCCTGCCGTTCGTGCGCCTGGACACCTCCGGTATCCAACGGGTCCGGCAGAAACTGCCCGCCACCCGCAACCCGTTCACCTATTACCGCCGCGCAATCATCTCGATCGACACCCTGAAGTCGGATCGCTACGTGGCCAGCCTGCGCAAGCAACGCTGGGACGCGGTCGTCATCGACGAGTCGCACAACCTGTCGAACGCCGAGACGCTCAACAACCGGCTCGCCCGGCTGCTGGCCCGGACCACGGAAGCGCTGATCCTGGCCTCCGCCACCCCGCACAACGGCAAGGCCGACTCCTTCGCCGAGCTGATCCGCATGCTCGACCCGGTCGCCGTCCCGCCGAGCGGTGAACTGGACCGGGACGAAATCCGGCGGCTCGTCGTGCGGCGCCACCGGCACAGCCCGGAGGTCGCGAGCGAGGTCGGCGCCGACTGGGCCGAGCGACGCGAACCGAACAACATCCTGATACCGGCCACGTCAGCTGAGAACGCGGTCGCCAGCGAACTGGAACACACCTGGCTGTGGCCGGGCGCCGGCGGCAGCCCGTACTCGGGTGCACGCGGCACGTTCTTCCCGTGGACCCTGGCGAAGGCGTTTTTGTCGTCACCGGCGGCGTTGCAGGAGACGATCGACGGACGCATCGAGCGCGTCACCAAGGACACCAAGCTGCCCTCCGACCGGGCTGAGGTCGAGCTGCGGGCGCTTCGCCACCTCGCCGACCTCAACGAGCGCACTATGCGTACTGCGTCAGCCAAGTACACCCGACTGGTGACGTACCTGAAGGAGATCGGCGTCGGGGCGGGCTCCACCACCCGGGCGGTGGTCTTTGCCGAACGGCTGGAGACGCTGTACTGGCTGCACCGCAGTCTGCCGGGCGACCTCGGCCTGCCGGACGGGGCGGTCGAGTTGATGCACGGCGGTCTCACCGACTCCGAACAGCAGGAGCTCGTCGAGCGCTTCAAGCAGGAACAGTCGGCGGTACGCGTGCTGGTCACCGGTGACGTGGCCTCCGAGGGCGTCAACCTGCACGCCCAGTGCCACGAGCTGATCCACTACGACATCCCGTGGAGCCTGATCCGCATCGAACAACGCAACGGCCGCATCGACCGCTACGGCCAGAAACACCCGCCGCAGATCACCGCCCTGCTGCTCGACCCGGCCAGCGAGCGATTCGCCGGCGACGTCAGGGTGCTGGCCAAGCTGATCGAGAAAGAGGACGAGGCCCACGCCGCCCTCGGCGACGTCGCGTCGCTGATGGGCCGCTACGACATCAAGGGCGAAGAGGAGGAGATTCGGGCAGTGCTCGCCGGCACCAAACAGCTCGACGACGTCCTGCGGCCGGTCACCGAGGTCGCCGCCGGCAACGACGTCGCCGCGATCTTCGCCCAACTCTTCGACACGCCAGGGCAGGTCGACGAGCCGGCTGCGGCATCGGAGGTCGTACCGGACAACGGAGCCGGCCTTTACGACGACGAAGTCTCCTACCTCGAGGAGGCGCTGCGGGAAGCGTTCATCGACCCGACGGCGACACCGGCTCGCGGCGGAGTCGGGTGGCGCCGCGACGAGGCATTCGGCACCGTGGAGCTGACTCCACCGCCCGATCTGGTGCAACGGCTGGAGGTGCTGCCGCAGAGCTATCTCGTCGACCGCAAGGTGACCGAGCGTCTGGTGCTCGCCACCACCGCCGCCCGGGGCAAGGACAGGTTGGCCGCCGCGCTGCGCGACGACAAGGACACGAGCTGGCCGGACGCGCACTACCTGAGCCCGCTGCATCCGGTGCTCGACTGGGCCGCCGACCGAGCGTTGGCGGCGCTCGGCCGCAACGAGGTGTTCGCGGTCCGTGGCGAGGTGGACGCGCCGACGGTGCTGTTGCTCGGCACCTTGACCAACAAGCGCGGGCAAGTGGTCTCCACCGCGTGGCTGACCGCTCAGTTCCCCATTCCCGACGACCCGTCGTTCGCACTGGTGACCCCACACGACTCCATCCGCGACGCGCTGCAGGTGCTCGGCTGGACCAGTCCCCGGGCCAATCCGGGCGCCATCGCCACGATCGATCACCTTCAGCCCCTGATCCGGCCCGCGGTCTATGAGGCTGCCGCCTACCTGGAGAAGACCGTCTTCGAGGCGGCCAGCCGGGACGCCCAGCAACGCGTTGACGCGTGGCGCCGCAAGCTCGACGCATGGGACGGAGAGACGGCGGTCTTGATCCGGCGTAGCGATGCCGCGGCAAGCCGGGAACGCATCGCCGAGGAACGGAAACTGACCGAGTCGATGGCACCGGCTCGACAACTGGTACGCCCGCTGCTGGTGGTCGTGCCCGACACCGAGAGGGAACTCCAGTGAGCAGGTCGGACGCGATCCTCGTCGGCGAAGGCTGGATCTCCGAGCACTACTTCACTACCGACGCCACCAAGGAGTCGTTCCGGGCGAAGATCCTGGAACGCCGCGCCGGATGGGACACCGAGGAAAACGCCGGACGGTCAACACCGCGATCCCGATTCCTGGCGGCCCGCCGGAAGTTGGAGATCGATCTGGCCACCCTCTCCGAACTGTTCGACCCGGCAGCCGCCAGCGAGCAGTCCGGAAGCCGAACCGCAAACGAGGTGCCGGGACAGGTCTTCCGCGCGGTACGCGACATCCTCGGTCTCGACGCGCCGGGCCTGGTCGTCTCCGAATCCGGGCCGCTCAGCCGAGTTTCCTCGGCCGGCGCTCCGGGCCTGGCACCGCTGGTCGTGCTCGCCGCCCTTCCGGTGGCCGCGATCGAGGAACTGCTCGCCCGGGACGCGGTCACGCTTGGGGAGGCGGTTCAGCTCACCGAAGACGGCGAGGAAATCAAGAGCGCGGCCCGGCTGCTCTCCGCGCTCTTCGTCGCCGACGACGCACCCGAAGTGGCGCTGGTGCTGGCCGGCCGGTGGGCGCTGCTCGCCGAACGTGAACGCTGGGCCGAGGGCCGCTACCTCGCCGTCGATCTGCAATCGGTCTGCGAACGCAACGACACCACGAAGGGCGGCGAGATCGACCGGGCGCTGACCTGCCTCTGCGCCGAGTCGATCGCCCCAGACGCGGACGGCAAGCTGTGGTGGCACAGCGTCCTGGAGGCGTCGGTCAAGCACACCGTCGGCGTCTCCCAGGACCTGCGTGACGGCGTACGCCTCTCCATCGAGATCGTCGCCGACGAGGTCGTCGCGCGCCGCCGCGCCAAAGGCCTGCCGCCGCTGCCGAAACCCGAGGCGCAACCGTTGGCCCGGCAGTCGCTGCGCTTCCTCTACCGGATCCTGTTCCTGCTCTACGCCGAGGCGTCGCCGGAGTTGGGCGTCCTCCCGGTCGGCGCACCCGAGTACGACCAGGGATACAGCCTCGACCGGCTGCGTGAGCTGGTGCAGGTCGAGCTGGCCACACCCCGGGCCCGCGCCGGCACCCACCTTTACGAGTCGCTCGGCGTACTGTTCCGCCTGGTCGACAAGGGCCACACCCCGGCCGTCGCCGAGGAGAGCGACACGTCCGCCGCCGGGCTGATCTTCAACCCGCTGCGCGCCGACCTTTTCCGACCCGAGGCCACCGCCCACATCGACGAGGTGGGCCTAGGCAACGTCGCCGTTCAGCAGGTGCTGGCGCACCTGCTGCTTAGCAAGGAACAACGTGGAAGGGACCGGGGCTTCATCTCGTACGCCGAACTGGGCATCAACCAGCTCGGCGCGGTCTACGAGGGCCTGATGTCCTACACCGGCTTCTTCGCCGACACCGACCTCTATGAGGTCGCGAAGAACGGCGACGGGTCGAAGGGCTCCTGGGTGGTGCCGGTCGATCGCGCCGACGGCATCGCCGCCACCGACTTCGTGACGTCCATCGACCCGGCGACCAGCGAGCGGCGGCCGGTGCTGCACCGCCAGGGAACGTTCGTGTTCCGCCTGGCCGGCCGAGAGCGCCAACAGTCGGCCTCCTACTACACCCCCGAGGTGCTGACCCGCTTCACCGTCGGACAAGCCCTGGAGGAGCTGCTCACCGACGACACACCGGCCGAGCAGATTCTCACGATGACAATCTGCGAGCCGGCACTCGGCTCGGGAGCATTCGCCATCGAAGCGGTCCGACAACTCGCCGACGAATACCTCAAGCGCCGCCAGAAGGAGCTCGACCGGCGCATCGACCCAGACGAGTACCCGAAGCGGCTGCAGGAGGTCAAGGCATACCTGGCACTGCACAACGTCTACGGCGTCGACCTCAACGAAACCGCAGTCGAACTCGCCGAGATCTCCCTCTGGCTGGACACCATGGTCGAGGGCCTCTCCGCGCCGTGGTTCGGCCTGCACCTGCGCCGTGGCAACTCACTGATCGGCGCCCGCCGCGCCGTCTACAGCCGCAGCCAGGTCGCTGACAAGTCTTGGCTGGGCGAGGTGCCGCAGGAGGTGCCGCTGACCCGGCTGGTCGAGGACATCGACGCCGGCAAGGTCGCCGCCGACGGCGTCCACCACTTCCTGCTGCCAGCCGACGGCTGGGGTTCGGCCGCCGACGCGAGAGAGGCCGCCGCCCTGGCTCCGGACGCCGCGACCCGCCTCAAGAAATGGCGCGGCAGCACCAAGACCAAACCCACCAAAACCCAGGTCGATGCGTACGCAGAGCTGGCACACCGGGTCGAGACGCTGTGGCAGATCGCCTACCGCCGGCTGAGCATCGCCGAGCAGGAGATCCGCCGGTTGATCCCGGTCTGGGGCGTCAACGAGCTACCGGCCGGCGGGAGCGTCCAACGGGAACAGATTGAACGAGCCCTCGCCGACGAAGAAGGCGCCTACCCCCGGCTGCGCCGAGCGATGGACGCCTGGACCGCGCTCTGGTTCTGGCCCCTCACCGACACCCTCGCCACCGTGAACGGCGAAGTGATCAAACCGCCAACGGTCACCGAGTGGATCGCCGGTTTGCAGGCGCTGCTGGGACGCAACCCGGACGTGCACAAGCGCAAGCCGGTCGAGCTGCGATTCGGCGCCGGCATGAGCTGGGCCGAGCTAGGCGAGGCCGAACGCCTGGACCTGGGCTTCGCCAGCGCGGAATCCATTGACGAGGTGCTGCAGAAACACCCCTGGCTGGTGGTCTGCGAGCGAATCGCCCAACGACAGGGCTTCTTCCACTGGAACCTCGACTTCGCCACGGTCTTCGCCCGCGGCGGCTTCGACCTGCAAGTCGGTAACCCACCCTGGGTGCGGCCCCGCTCCGACATCGACGCCCTGCTCGCCGAGGGTGACCCGTGGTGGCAGCTTGCGCTCAAGCCGACTCAGGCTCAGGTCGCCGCGAAGCGGGCCGCAACGCTCGCCCTGCCCGGCATGACGGAATTCGTCGTTAATGGTACGGCGGACGTTTTGTCAACAGCTGCGTTCGTGAGCGCCTCCGCGCAGTACCCACACCTCGTGGGCCTGCAACCCGACCTCTATCGCTGTTTCATGGAGGTGATGTGGCGGCACGGGTCGACCCGCGGCACGATTGGCATGATCCACTCGAACTCGCACTTCACCGATGAGGGAGCAGGACCGCTCCGTTCCGAGCTATACCTGCGGCTCCGCCGCCATTGGCACTTCGTGAACGAACTGGCCCTCTTCGAGATTCTTAATAAAATTCACTTCGGGGTGACGGTGCACGGATCTCGTCAAGAGGAGCCCGCCTTTACTCAGGCAGGCTGGCTCTACCACCCGGACACGGTCATGCGCTCGCTCGCCCACGACGGCTCAGGGCCGGAGCCTGGGCTCAAGGACGACGACGGAAAGTGGGACGTCCGCCCGCATGCTTCACGGATCACTCGCGTCACCGATGAGACGCTACGTGCATGGCACGCCACGATGGAGACCGGCGACGTGCCGCTCTGGCAGACCCGGATGGTGTACGCCGTGAACCGATCCAGCGCGGCCGTACTAGAGAAGCTTGCCAAAGCGCCCCGCATCGCCGACCTAGGGCTACGGTTCTCCGCCGGATGGCACGAGAAGAACGATCGAACGAAAGGCTACTTCGAGTCGGAGTGGGCGGTGCCAGCCTCGTGGGACGACGTGATCCTGCAGGGGCCGCATCTGCACGTATCAACCCCGCTATACAAGTCACCGAATCCCACGTTGATCAGCAACAAGGACTGGTCGGCGACCGACTTCGAGCAGTTGCCGGCCGATGCCATCCCAGCCACCGCCTACCAGCCCATCGGTGACCGCTATGACTACGACTGCGCATACACCGATTGGGGCGACGAAGACCACCCCGATCCCGCCCGCGACCATTACCGAATCGCCTGGCGCGATATGGCGGCAAATCAGGGTGAGCGCACATTCATTCCGGCGCTTATCCCGCCGGGTCCGGCACACGTTCATACCGTTAGGTCAGCGGCTCTTTCTTCGACGCCGCAACGCTTGGCTCAGGTGCTTGGTTTCTTCTCATCGCTGAGTCACGACTTCTCCGTGCGTGTTGCCCCGAAGTCGACCATCTCGCCGGGAACCGTGAATCGCCTCGCCTTCACAGACTCACCTCTAAGTCCTGATCTCACTATTCGCACACTTCGCCTTAATTGCGTCACAACTGCCGACGCTGATTTTTGGCAGTTGTGTTACCTGGACGAGTTCGTCAGAGACACCTGGGCGGGCGGGTTTGAACATCGGCGGCGCGTGCCGCTCGGGAGCATCGGGCAGGAATGGACGCCGGAGACACCGTTGCGGATCGCGGCCGATCGGCGGCAGGCGCTGGTCGAGATTGACGCGCTGGTCGCGTTGATGCTCGGGTTGACCGCCGACGAGCTGTGCTCGATCTACCGCACACAGTTTGCGGTGCTGCGCGGTTACGACCGCAACGTCTACTATTACGACGCCAACGGTCGTTTTGTGCCGAACTTAGTGCTCACGGTATGGCGGAAGAAGGGTGATCGGATCACTGCGGAGGAGCGGACCGCGACGAACCAGGCCGGCCACACCTACACCTATGAGCTGCCGTTCGTCATCCTGAACCGGGAGGCGGACATGCGGCAGGCGTACGCGGTCTTCGAGCAGCGGCTGCGGGAGCGGTAGTGAGCGAGCTACTACCCACCTTCCAGACGGCCCGAATCCAGCATGCGCTGGTCGACTATCTGACGACGACGTTCGGGCTGACCGACGGGGATGCGCGGGACGGGCTGGACAGGTTCCTATCCGACCCGGACACCGGGATGTTCAAGGGCCCCTACGTGCGGTTGCGGTTGCCGTTCCGCCCGGCCGACGAGGGTTGGCGGAGCAGCCTGGAGTGGTACGAGGGGTTCCCGCCGTACGGCCATCAGGCGGCGGCATTCGCCCGGCTGGCGTCGGCGGTAGACGGTCAGCCGCGTCGGCCGTTGCCGACGCTGGTCACCACGGGCACCGGTTCCGGTAAAACCGAGGCGTTCCTACATCCGATCCTCGACCATGTGCTGCGGGCCCGGCGTGCCGGGGTGGCCGGCACCAAGGCGCTGATCCTGTACCCGATGAACGCGCTCGCCAACGACCAGGCGGCGCGGCTGACCAAGCTGCTCACCACCGAGCCGGCGTTGGCCGGGGTGACGGCGGCGCTCTACACCGGGCAGGCGACCGCCACCCGCATGGCGGTCACTCCCGACGGTCTGATCAACGATCGTGCGGTCATCCGGGAAACTGCTCCGGACCTGATGCTCACCAACTACAAGATGCTCGACCAGTTGCTGTTGCGGGCCGAGGATCAGGAGCTTTGGCGGCAGTCCGCGACCAGTCTGCGTTACCTGGTGCTGGACGAGTTCCACACCTACGACGGTGCACAGGGCACCGACGTGGCGATGCTGCTGCGCCGGCTCGGCCTGGCCCTGCAGAGTCACTGGCGCGACGACGACCCGTTGATCGACGAGGCGGCCCGTAGTCGTCCGCTGGGTCTGATGACGCCGGTCGCCACGTCCGCGACGCTCGGCGACAAAGGCGACCCGTCGGTGATGCGTGGGTTCGCCGCCACCGTCTTCGGGGAACGGTTCGACTCCACGTCGGTGGTCACCGAGACCCGACTCAGCCTGACGGAGTGGACCGAAGGCGCAGCCCAGGCGGTGGCGGCAGCCGGGTTCGCCCCGGTCGCCGTGGGTGAACTACGCGCGGCCGGACTCCGCCCGCTGCCGGAGGTGAGCCCGGACTCCTCCGGCGAGGAGGCCGCGTACGCCGTACTCGATCTGCTCTATGGGGTGACGGCCGACAAGCTGGCCGGTGCGACTCCAGAGCTGTTGTCGGCGATGTGTCGCGCGCATCCGCTCGTGGTCGAGCTGGCCCGTACGGCCGGTCAGGCTGTCGCCCTCAGCGACCTCGCCCTGCGGGTGCTCGGCCCGCAGGACGAGCCGGAGTCCGCCGAGGCGCTGCTGTCGCAGGTGTTGGCGATGCTGGGGCACGTACGCAAGGTTCTCGGCCGGGGTGCGCTCTCGGTCGAGGCGCACCTGTGGGTGCGGGAGCTGACCCGCATCGACCGTTCCGCGGCCGCGACGGCTACGTTCCGGTGGAGCGACGACGGTCCGCCTGTCGCTGCGGACGAGGCCGAGGAGGCCCGGCCGTCCTTCCCCGCGATCTACTGTCGGCATTGCGGGCGCTCCGGCTGGGGGGTCGGTCTCGCACCGGTGGGCGACAGCCTCGCTCCGGACGACGAGGGCATTCGCCGCCAGCACGCCACCCGGGAGGGACGGTTCCGGCCCCTGCTGTACGCGCCTGCTGAGGCGATCGTCCCGTCCGACGGCGAAGAACCGTCAGACGGACTGGTGTGGTTCGCGATCCGCACCCGGGAGCTGTTGCAGCGAGTCGCCGAGGACGACCCTGATCTTCGCGACGGCTGGATCCTGCCGGTGCTCACCAACGTGGGTGCCGCCGCCGACGAACTCAGCCGCAAGGACACCTGCCCGTCGTGCGGGCAGGAAGACGGCATCCGGTTCCTCGGCAGCGCCATCGCCACGCTGCTGTCGGTGTCGCTGTCGACCCTGTTCGGGGCGCCGAAGCTGGCGCCCGAGGAGAAGAAGGCCCTGGTCTTCACCGACTCGGTGCAGGACGCGGCGCATCGGGCTGGGTTCGTACAGGCCCGATCGCACATCTTGACGCTGCGTTCGGTGCTGCGCGAAGCGGTCGTGGACGGCGCGCTGACTCTCGACCGGCTGGTCGAGGAGGTGCTGGCGCAAGCCGGCGACGATCCGGTCCGACGGTACCGGCTGCTGGCCCCGGAGTGCGCCGACCGGGAATCCTTCACACCGTTCTGGCAGGAGCCTAGGCAGCGGGCGGTCAAGCCATCGGTGCAGTCGCGGGTGCGGAAACGGTTGGCCCT
The window above is part of the Micromonospora sp. LH3U1 genome. Proteins encoded here:
- a CDS encoding helicase-related protein encodes the protein MVVARDEEWLVRATEDTADGVAVHVQGLGELVRDTTATFYDTLDVITPLDPAEARVVADGSPRYRTARLWLESTLRKTAVPLADQSLSVATRGLADALGYQQSAVRKALDPASLRPRILLADAVGLGKTLEIGMILSELVRRGRGDRILVVTPRHVLEQTQQELWTRFALPFVRLDTSGIQRVRQKLPATRNPFTYYRRAIISIDTLKSDRYVASLRKQRWDAVVIDESHNLSNAETLNNRLARLLARTTEALILASATPHNGKADSFAELIRMLDPVAVPPSGELDRDEIRRLVVRRHRHSPEVASEVGADWAERREPNNILIPATSAENAVASELEHTWLWPGAGGSPYSGARGTFFPWTLAKAFLSSPAALQETIDGRIERVTKDTKLPSDRAEVELRALRHLADLNERTMRTASAKYTRLVTYLKEIGVGAGSTTRAVVFAERLETLYWLHRSLPGDLGLPDGAVELMHGGLTDSEQQELVERFKQEQSAVRVLVTGDVASEGVNLHAQCHELIHYDIPWSLIRIEQRNGRIDRYGQKHPPQITALLLDPASERFAGDVRVLAKLIEKEDEAHAALGDVASLMGRYDIKGEEEEIRAVLAGTKQLDDVLRPVTEVAAGNDVAAIFAQLFDTPGQVDEPAAASEVVPDNGAGLYDDEVSYLEEALREAFIDPTATPARGGVGWRRDEAFGTVELTPPPDLVQRLEVLPQSYLVDRKVTERLVLATTAARGKDRLAAALRDDKDTSWPDAHYLSPLHPVLDWAADRALAALGRNEVFAVRGEVDAPTVLLLGTLTNKRGQVVSTAWLTAQFPIPDDPSFALVTPHDSIRDALQVLGWTSPRANPGAIATIDHLQPLIRPAVYEAAAYLEKTVFEAASRDAQQRVDAWRRKLDAWDGETAVLIRRSDAAASRERIAEERKLTESMAPARQLVRPLLVVVPDTERELQ
- the vsr gene encoding DNA mismatch endonuclease Vsr yields the protein MGRKSTMPTPLDTATSARLSRQARASTKPELALRRELHRRRLRYRINHPGLPGRPDIALTRAKVAVFVDGCFWHRCPEHGTTPRNNRDWWVAKLDRNVVRDRAKDAALAELGWIAVHVWEHETVTEAADRVETIWRERIMSRFAGSRSARTTRRGPGTD
- a CDS encoding Eco57I restriction-modification methylase domain-containing protein, with translation MSRSDAILVGEGWISEHYFTTDATKESFRAKILERRAGWDTEENAGRSTPRSRFLAARRKLEIDLATLSELFDPAAASEQSGSRTANEVPGQVFRAVRDILGLDAPGLVVSESGPLSRVSSAGAPGLAPLVVLAALPVAAIEELLARDAVTLGEAVQLTEDGEEIKSAARLLSALFVADDAPEVALVLAGRWALLAERERWAEGRYLAVDLQSVCERNDTTKGGEIDRALTCLCAESIAPDADGKLWWHSVLEASVKHTVGVSQDLRDGVRLSIEIVADEVVARRRAKGLPPLPKPEAQPLARQSLRFLYRILFLLYAEASPELGVLPVGAPEYDQGYSLDRLRELVQVELATPRARAGTHLYESLGVLFRLVDKGHTPAVAEESDTSAAGLIFNPLRADLFRPEATAHIDEVGLGNVAVQQVLAHLLLSKEQRGRDRGFISYAELGINQLGAVYEGLMSYTGFFADTDLYEVAKNGDGSKGSWVVPVDRADGIAATDFVTSIDPATSERRPVLHRQGTFVFRLAGRERQQSASYYTPEVLTRFTVGQALEELLTDDTPAEQILTMTICEPALGSGAFAIEAVRQLADEYLKRRQKELDRRIDPDEYPKRLQEVKAYLALHNVYGVDLNETAVELAEISLWLDTMVEGLSAPWFGLHLRRGNSLIGARRAVYSRSQVADKSWLGEVPQEVPLTRLVEDIDAGKVAADGVHHFLLPADGWGSAADAREAAALAPDAATRLKKWRGSTKTKPTKTQVDAYAELAHRVETLWQIAYRRLSIAEQEIRRLIPVWGVNELPAGGSVQREQIERALADEEGAYPRLRRAMDAWTALWFWPLTDTLATVNGEVIKPPTVTEWIAGLQALLGRNPDVHKRKPVELRFGAGMSWAELGEAERLDLGFASAESIDEVLQKHPWLVVCERIAQRQGFFHWNLDFATVFARGGFDLQVGNPPWVRPRSDIDALLAEGDPWWQLALKPTQAQVAAKRAATLALPGMTEFVVNGTADVLSTAAFVSASAQYPHLVGLQPDLYRCFMEVMWRHGSTRGTIGMIHSNSHFTDEGAGPLRSELYLRLRRHWHFVNELALFEILNKIHFGVTVHGSRQEEPAFTQAGWLYHPDTVMRSLAHDGSGPEPGLKDDDGKWDVRPHASRITRVTDETLRAWHATMETGDVPLWQTRMVYAVNRSSAAVLEKLAKAPRIADLGLRFSAGWHEKNDRTKGYFESEWAVPASWDDVILQGPHLHVSTPLYKSPNPTLISNKDWSATDFEQLPADAIPATAYQPIGDRYDYDCAYTDWGDEDHPDPARDHYRIAWRDMAANQGERTFIPALIPPGPAHVHTVRSAALSSTPQRLAQVLGFFSSLSHDFSVRVAPKSTISPGTVNRLAFTDSPLSPDLTIRTLRLNCVTTADADFWQLCYLDEFVRDTWAGGFEHRRRVPLGSIGQEWTPETPLRIAADRRQALVEIDALVALMLGLTADELCSIYRTQFAVLRGYDRNVYYYDANGRFVPNLVLTVWRKKGDRITAEERTATNQAGHTYTYELPFVILNREADMRQAYAVFEQRLRER